One window of the Leptospira koniambonensis genome contains the following:
- a CDS encoding MBL fold metallo-hydrolase, whose amino-acid sequence MKLKIIFLAILAVLLLVFCTALGIPKLAVSEVPELGKLSKDPRLENPSGLTKLKFTIFKTGEKKASSAFIFEGGPLFHRKQIYHSVVFVEHPKGTFLFDSGLGTQIKEQYKDHRFYVKPMVTYENPNPLISQLKANGIDSEKIGDIVLSHLHWDHAGGVEDFPKARIWSTEAGKKHLQEFGVEKGYLPKQLDSENIIWKDLSFSSKPYENYSKSLDWFGDGSVVFVPMEGHTAGDVGMFLNLPSGKRFFFTGDITWAREGFEIPSHRTRLLRSIVDRDQELVGKEIYRVHSLLKVYPNLEVVPAHDGEVIDRLGLYPKWIE is encoded by the coding sequence ATGAAACTTAAAATAATATTTTTGGCGATACTCGCCGTTCTACTTTTAGTATTTTGTACTGCATTAGGAATTCCTAAATTAGCAGTTTCAGAAGTCCCTGAGTTGGGAAAATTATCCAAGGATCCAAGATTAGAAAATCCTTCCGGATTGACCAAACTTAAGTTTACGATCTTTAAAACAGGGGAGAAGAAGGCATCCTCCGCATTCATATTTGAAGGCGGACCTTTATTCCACAGAAAACAGATCTATCATAGTGTTGTTTTTGTGGAACATCCCAAAGGGACTTTCTTATTCGATTCAGGTCTCGGGACCCAAATCAAAGAACAATATAAAGACCATAGATTTTATGTAAAACCTATGGTTACTTACGAAAATCCCAATCCTTTGATCTCTCAGCTAAAAGCAAACGGGATTGATTCGGAGAAGATCGGAGACATCGTTCTTTCTCATTTGCATTGGGACCATGCAGGCGGTGTAGAAGATTTTCCTAAAGCAAGGATTTGGTCCACGGAAGCAGGTAAAAAACATCTGCAAGAATTCGGAGTGGAGAAGGGTTATTTACCAAAACAATTAGATTCAGAAAACATAATATGGAAGGATCTGAGTTTTTCTTCCAAACCTTATGAAAATTATTCAAAAAGTCTGGATTGGTTCGGAGACGGTTCCGTGGTATTTGTTCCTATGGAAGGACATACCGCAGGAGATGTCGGGATGTTCTTAAATTTACCTTCCGGAAAAAGATTCTTTTTTACGGGAGATATTACCTGGGCAAGAGAAGGTTTCGAAATTCCTTCTCATAGGACCAGATTACTTAGATCCATTGTGGATAGAGACCAGGAACTTGTCGGAAAGGAAATATACAGAGTACATTCACTTTTAAAAGTTTATCCGAACTTAGAAGTAGTTCCTGCTCATGACGGAGAAGTGATAGATCGTTTGGGATTATATCCTAAATGGATTGAATAG
- a CDS encoding TetR/AcrR family transcriptional regulator, which yields MGQKGEIAKEKMVRAMAERLEIGGYAGTGLNDIVEDAKAPKGSIYFHFPGGKEELASLALLVSGNELAKELKAGLDSAKSVPAGIQRIFSVLEYRLVSSGFSKGCPIMTTASETASEPSLVNSTCAAVFQDWISILDSFFRKNGFEENKSSELAVGILSLLEGAILISRTSRNTNAIRSASKTAKLLVSEK from the coding sequence ATGGGTCAGAAGGGAGAAATCGCTAAGGAAAAGATGGTCCGTGCCATGGCGGAACGTCTGGAAATCGGGGGATACGCGGGAACTGGATTAAACGATATCGTAGAAGACGCAAAGGCCCCGAAAGGATCTATCTATTTCCATTTTCCTGGTGGAAAGGAAGAATTGGCTTCCTTAGCTCTCTTAGTATCAGGCAATGAATTGGCCAAGGAATTGAAGGCGGGTTTGGATTCCGCTAAATCTGTTCCAGCCGGGATCCAAAGGATATTTTCTGTTTTGGAATACAGACTTGTATCTTCCGGTTTTTCCAAAGGTTGCCCGATCATGACCACAGCTTCCGAGACCGCCTCGGAACCTTCTTTAGTGAACTCTACTTGCGCTGCGGTTTTCCAAGATTGGATCTCCATATTGGATTCGTTTTTCCGGAAGAACGGATTCGAGGAAAACAAATCTTCAGAACTCGCAGTAGGCATTCTTTCCCTATTGGAAGGAGCCATTCTGATTTCCAGGACAAGCCGAAATACAAACGCAATACGATCCGCTTCTAAAACAGCAAAACTTCTCGTTTCGGAGAAATAA
- a CDS encoding inorganic diphosphatase — translation MQHPWHEASPGPNPPHEVHALVEIPSGSKAKFEVDKDSGLIKLDRVLFASAHYPAHYGFIPQTLGDDKDPLDILVLCSEEVPPLCLVPARVVGVMRMIDRGEGDEKILAVASGDRSFDGIEHVSQLPNSFRAELTHFFSVYKQLEKKEVRVEEPEGPEVAKELILRALDFYKQKFPKK, via the coding sequence ATACAACATCCTTGGCACGAGGCCAGCCCAGGCCCCAATCCTCCTCACGAAGTTCATGCACTTGTGGAAATTCCCTCCGGAAGTAAGGCCAAGTTCGAAGTAGATAAGGACTCAGGGCTCATCAAATTAGATCGGGTGCTTTTTGCTTCCGCTCACTATCCTGCTCATTACGGTTTTATTCCCCAAACTTTGGGAGATGATAAGGATCCTTTGGATATCTTAGTGCTTTGTTCGGAAGAAGTTCCTCCACTTTGTTTGGTGCCTGCCAGAGTTGTAGGGGTAATGAGGATGATAGATAGAGGAGAAGGTGACGAAAAGATCCTGGCTGTAGCCTCGGGTGACAGAAGTTTTGATGGAATAGAACATGTCTCTCAACTTCCCAATTCATTTAGAGCTGAGCTGACCCACTTTTTCTCCGTTTATAAACAATTAGAAAAGAAAGAAGTTCGAGTAGAAGAGCCAGAAGGCCCCGAGGTAGCAAAAGAGCTAATCCTCAGAGCATTAGATTTTTATAAACAGAAGTTCCCTAAAAAATAA
- a CDS encoding adenylate/guanylate cyclase domain-containing protein, which translates to MKFLKVFPLVLILSLTLFSCRSKTSPKISPLAENGVLDLRDWNFAEDGIVKLDGEWKFQWMKLAVSRPDLGSKDVQTHIVNIPGNWNQIPKLEGMNPLMAFGYGTYTLKIIPGQNQGRLMMHFQGAGTAASIYLDGKKIMGNGVVGPDANSSRPQYLPLYVSIGQPNKEILLQVEISNFDHYKGGLWESLRMGTEADLLNFRDNNSFSEMFLFGSIIIMALYHFGLYSLRRRDMTGLFFGAFCASICLRIFVTGERFLILKFPHLPWEFFNKLEYISFYLAVPFFVYYLDALYPHSFSAKLRKFFIGFNLIVSAIVVVTPASIYTHTLIPFQVCLIFVILWIFFVLVRLVKTRAEGSLMALGGVIALTAAAINDSLYSQAVINTGYYLPLGLFVFIFVQSYLLSFRFSQAFLYIERLSDNLLEVNKAYSRFVPLAFLKFLNKSDITEIGLGDQVQREMTILFSDIRSFTQLSEKMTPKDNFDFLNSYMRKMGPIIRKHGGFIDKYLGDGIMALFPSLPDQALDAAMEMLRELESLNQSRADRHYEPIQIGIGLHTGTLMLGTIGEEERMDGTVISDAVNLASRIEGLTKEFHANLLLSESTYRKLKNRRKYSFKKLGKVKVKGKSKSSEVYEVLG; encoded by the coding sequence ATGAAATTTCTCAAAGTTTTTCCACTCGTATTAATTCTGTCCCTAACGTTATTCTCCTGTCGAAGCAAAACTTCCCCTAAAATTTCTCCCCTTGCAGAAAATGGGGTTTTGGATCTGAGAGATTGGAACTTTGCAGAAGATGGGATCGTAAAATTGGATGGAGAGTGGAAATTCCAATGGATGAAACTTGCAGTGTCCAGGCCGGATCTTGGATCTAAGGATGTTCAGACTCATATCGTGAATATTCCTGGTAACTGGAATCAAATTCCAAAGTTAGAAGGTATGAATCCTTTAATGGCTTTCGGATATGGGACTTATACTTTAAAAATTATTCCGGGCCAAAACCAAGGAAGGCTAATGATGCATTTCCAAGGTGCCGGAACTGCAGCTTCTATCTATTTAGATGGGAAGAAGATCATGGGAAATGGAGTAGTGGGCCCGGATGCAAACTCATCTCGTCCACAGTATCTTCCACTTTATGTTTCGATCGGACAACCTAACAAAGAAATATTACTCCAAGTAGAGATCTCTAATTTTGATCATTATAAGGGAGGGCTTTGGGAATCTCTTAGAATGGGAACAGAAGCGGACCTTCTGAACTTCAGAGACAATAACTCTTTCAGTGAGATGTTCTTGTTCGGAAGTATCATCATCATGGCGTTATACCATTTCGGTTTGTATTCTTTAAGAAGAAGGGACATGACCGGATTGTTTTTCGGGGCATTCTGCGCGAGCATCTGTCTTAGGATTTTCGTAACAGGAGAAAGGTTCCTGATCCTAAAATTTCCTCATCTACCTTGGGAATTTTTTAATAAGCTGGAATATATTTCCTTCTACTTGGCTGTTCCATTCTTTGTTTATTATCTGGATGCATTATATCCTCACTCATTCTCCGCTAAATTAAGAAAATTTTTCATAGGATTTAACTTAATCGTATCAGCGATAGTGGTTGTCACTCCTGCAAGTATTTATACTCATACTTTGATCCCTTTCCAAGTATGTTTAATTTTCGTAATATTATGGATCTTCTTTGTGTTGGTACGTTTGGTCAAAACAAGAGCAGAAGGATCTTTAATGGCCCTCGGAGGAGTAATCGCATTAACTGCTGCAGCTATCAATGATAGTCTATACTCTCAAGCAGTAATAAATACAGGATATTATCTTCCTTTAGGATTATTCGTTTTCATATTCGTGCAGTCTTATTTGCTCTCCTTCCGCTTTTCCCAGGCTTTCTTGTACATAGAACGTTTATCTGATAACTTATTAGAAGTGAACAAGGCTTATAGTAGATTTGTTCCTTTGGCATTTTTGAAATTTTTGAATAAGAGTGATATTACTGAGATAGGTTTGGGAGATCAGGTACAAAGAGAGATGACCATCCTATTTTCGGACATCAGATCCTTTACCCAACTTTCTGAGAAGATGACTCCTAAGGACAATTTCGATTTCTTAAATTCTTATATGAGAAAGATGGGGCCGATTATCCGCAAACACGGTGGGTTCATTGATAAGTATTTAGGCGATGGAATTATGGCTCTCTTCCCAAGTTTGCCTGACCAAGCTTTGGATGCTGCTATGGAAATGCTCCGAGAGCTTGAAAGTCTAAACCAATCCAGGGCGGATCGACATTATGAACCGATCCAAATTGGTATAGGACTTCATACAGGAACATTGATGCTTGGAACAATTGGGGAAGAAGAAAGAATGGATGGGACAGTGATCTCTGACGCAGTCAATCTTGCTTCTCGTATTGAGGGATTGACCAAGGAATTTCATGCGAACCTTCTACTTAGCGAAAGCACATACCGCAAGTTGAAGAATCGCAGGAAATACTCCTTCAAAAAATTAGGCAAAGTAAAAGTGAAAGGAAAATCCAAGTCCAGCGAAGTATACGAGGTCTTGGGTTAG
- a CDS encoding alpha/beta fold hydrolase: protein MITLATSVFGIVLCKGEIIKTSVHGPTGKISYKDEGFGGMPVVFIHSFGGNVSHWEEIKESLIPNRRVVRIELRGHGDSEFPKDGDYRISSMAQDLATVVNLLGLQRFVLVGHSMGGSVALQYAGENPSRVAGLVLVDSNGDPKKLPEAVRTQIKDALYSDAYVQTTEDYWEQLLANSKPDIKERLIGELTRTPKDTVLKITSELLDYDPNHSLKRYVGPKLAIVTPENDDQFALHRLHLGFPHAVVANAGHWLQLDQPEEFRNILETFLQKF, encoded by the coding sequence ATGATTACTTTAGCAACTTCCGTTTTTGGCATTGTTCTTTGTAAAGGTGAAATTATTAAAACCTCTGTCCATGGCCCTACTGGTAAAATTTCCTATAAAGACGAAGGATTCGGCGGAATGCCTGTGGTATTCATCCATTCTTTCGGGGGAAATGTTTCTCATTGGGAAGAGATTAAGGAATCTCTGATTCCAAACAGAAGAGTGGTCAGAATTGAACTCAGGGGTCATGGGGATTCTGAATTTCCAAAAGATGGAGATTATAGGATCTCTTCTATGGCCCAGGATTTGGCAACAGTTGTAAATCTTCTCGGGCTTCAAAGATTCGTGCTCGTGGGTCATAGTATGGGAGGAAGTGTAGCTTTACAATATGCAGGAGAAAATCCAAGTAGAGTAGCTGGACTTGTTCTCGTGGATTCAAATGGTGATCCAAAAAAATTACCTGAAGCAGTTCGTACCCAAATCAAGGATGCATTATATTCGGATGCGTATGTGCAAACTACTGAAGACTATTGGGAACAATTATTGGCGAATTCTAAACCCGATATAAAAGAAAGACTGATAGGGGAATTGACCAGAACTCCTAAAGATACAGTGCTCAAGATCACTTCTGAACTATTGGATTATGATCCGAATCATTCTTTAAAAAGATATGTGGGCCCAAAACTTGCGATAGTCACTCCTGAAAACGATGATCAATTTGCATTACATAGACTTCATTTAGGATTTCCTCATGCTGTGGTTGCAAATGCAGGACATTGGTTGCAATTGGACCAACCGGAAGAATTCCGTAATATTCTGGAAACCTTCTTACAAAAATTCTAA
- a CDS encoding helix-turn-helix transcriptional regulator, translated as MRADRLLNILLHLQAKGRTTAKELSKKLEISERTVHRDMEALSAAGIPIYAERGIGGGWSLSEGYRTNLTGFKKEEVISLLLVHSSRVLEDLGKKKDFDSAFVKLMASLPPAYRKDAETARQRIHIDGLGWGRAIRELPLLPILQDAVWEEKKVKIIYEKEGGKPEPRIIEPYGLVAKDTIWYVVAKRGKEMRVYRISRIKEASITAERFERPKKFDLSKYWEEWIKEFKSRVPKYLIKVKVTDATAEHIKSIPYMKCLSQKPMAKGFTEMVIDMETKEWALGSMLQYCDSVFVLEPLELQEAIRHKAKEILKIYE; from the coding sequence ATGAGAGCTGATAGGCTTCTAAATATTCTCCTACATTTACAGGCAAAAGGAAGGACCACCGCTAAGGAACTTTCCAAAAAATTAGAAATTTCGGAACGAACTGTTCATAGGGATATGGAAGCCCTTTCTGCTGCGGGAATTCCAATCTATGCAGAAAGAGGAATAGGCGGAGGTTGGAGTTTAAGCGAGGGTTATAGGACAAACCTTACTGGTTTTAAAAAAGAAGAAGTCATCTCACTCTTATTAGTTCATTCTTCTCGCGTCTTAGAAGATTTAGGAAAGAAGAAGGATTTCGATTCCGCATTTGTCAAACTCATGGCCTCTCTTCCTCCTGCATATAGAAAGGATGCAGAAACTGCCAGGCAAAGAATTCATATAGACGGCCTTGGTTGGGGTCGTGCAATCAGAGAACTTCCACTTCTTCCAATACTACAAGATGCAGTTTGGGAGGAAAAAAAAGTAAAGATCATTTACGAGAAAGAAGGTGGAAAACCTGAACCAAGGATCATAGAACCTTACGGACTTGTCGCAAAAGATACGATCTGGTATGTTGTAGCAAAACGTGGAAAAGAAATGAGAGTCTACCGTATCTCTCGTATTAAAGAAGCTTCAATAACTGCAGAAAGATTTGAAAGACCTAAAAAATTTGATCTAAGCAAATATTGGGAAGAATGGATCAAAGAATTCAAATCAAGAGTCCCTAAATATTTAATCAAAGTTAAGGTCACAGACGCCACCGCAGAACATATCAAAAGTATTCCTTATATGAAATGCCTGAGCCAAAAACCTATGGCAAAAGGTTTTACTGAAATGGTAATCGATATGGAAACTAAAGAATGGGCATTAGGAAGTATGCTTCAATATTGCGATTCTGTTTTTGTTTTGGAACCATTGGAATTACAGGAAGCAATTCGACATAAGGCCAAAGAAATCCTGAAAATTTACGAATAA
- a CDS encoding GGDEF domain-containing protein, whose product MSSSPKNYWIRNPNFLENQEEAILISDNKGKLLDSNVQAKELGLAPEKNDLKHSSWYPKLSNADSKEHSYLTLHLSSGKRRFICRAIPILVEEKEPAKAFYFRDITERSFTEAKAKRYESLFRRRENKIKELEIRDKLTGLFNREYTIESFQAELYRAERTKTTIGVVYLHIDGLTEINEIFGNNRGDLLLKEMGRILLENSRRSDISSRIGGEKFLLLLPGAHKNIVLERAEKIKRLFSESSSNGSWGEVNITVSLGVAMYPEDGSTYDVLLQKVQIGN is encoded by the coding sequence ATGTCTTCTTCTCCTAAAAACTATTGGATCCGAAACCCAAACTTTCTGGAAAACCAGGAAGAAGCAATACTCATCTCTGACAATAAGGGAAAACTTTTGGATTCAAATGTTCAGGCAAAAGAGCTTGGACTCGCACCTGAAAAGAATGATCTAAAACATTCTTCTTGGTATCCTAAACTATCAAATGCAGATTCCAAAGAACATTCTTATCTAACGCTGCATCTTTCCTCAGGTAAAAGAAGATTTATTTGCAGGGCAATTCCGATCTTAGTGGAAGAAAAGGAACCAGCAAAAGCATTCTACTTCAGAGATATCACAGAAAGATCTTTTACAGAAGCAAAGGCCAAAAGATACGAATCCCTTTTCAGAAGAAGGGAAAACAAAATTAAGGAATTAGAAATTCGTGATAAACTCACAGGTCTTTTCAATAGAGAATATACAATCGAGTCTTTCCAAGCAGAACTTTATAGAGCGGAAAGGACCAAAACCACTATAGGTGTGGTTTATTTACATATAGACGGATTAACAGAGATTAACGAAATATTCGGAAATAACAGAGGAGACCTTCTTCTAAAAGAAATGGGAAGGATACTTTTGGAAAATTCCAGAAGGAGCGATATCTCATCCAGGATCGGAGGCGAAAAATTCTTACTTCTTCTTCCAGGAGCGCATAAGAATATAGTTTTGGAAAGAGCGGAGAAGATCAAAAGATTATTTTCAGAATCTAGCTCTAACGGCTCTTGGGGAGAAGTGAATATTACTGTATCCTTGGGTGTTGCAATGTATCCAGAAGATGGTTCTACATATGATGTTCTTCTCCAAAAAGTCCAAATAGGAAATTAA
- a CDS encoding class I SAM-dependent methyltransferase: MTHVEKFEGERAQVYERRIGKMIPFYSGIMELVAIYLLENTPEKGKILSVGCGTGADFAKLLKIAPDRFSITGLDPSPEMIEQAQKKFPELKLICGTVGELPSTEEYDSATLLFVLHFLPDTGDKLSILKEIYSRLKKGGSLILFDLFDPEPNGREILFQNIKSYLINFQSWEEEAVQIYLKRVFELHRIPAARYAELLQEAGFSVSSQKFRSLHVGGWIATK; encoded by the coding sequence ATGACCCACGTAGAAAAGTTCGAAGGTGAAAGAGCACAAGTATACGAGAGAAGAATTGGAAAGATGATCCCATTCTATTCAGGGATCATGGAATTGGTAGCGATCTATCTTTTAGAAAACACTCCTGAAAAAGGAAAGATCTTATCTGTAGGTTGTGGAACTGGAGCAGACTTTGCCAAATTATTAAAAATTGCTCCGGATCGGTTTTCAATTACTGGCTTAGATCCTTCTCCAGAAATGATCGAACAGGCTCAGAAAAAATTTCCTGAACTTAAACTCATTTGCGGAACCGTGGGCGAACTTCCTTCTACCGAGGAATATGATTCTGCTACTTTACTCTTTGTTTTACATTTCCTTCCGGATACTGGAGATAAACTTTCTATCCTGAAAGAGATTTATTCCAGATTGAAAAAAGGCGGAAGTTTAATCTTATTCGATCTATTCGATCCTGAACCAAATGGAAGAGAGATCTTATTTCAAAATATAAAATCCTACTTAATCAATTTCCAAAGTTGGGAAGAAGAAGCAGTACAAATCTATTTGAAAAGAGTATTTGAACTCCACAGAATTCCAGCTGCCAGGTACGCAGAACTTTTGCAAGAAGCCGGATTTTCAGTGAGTTCTCAAAAATTCAGATCCTTGCATGTAGGTGGATGGATCGCTACGAAATGA
- a CDS encoding DUF4442 domain-containing protein, translating to MKLYHSDKKESLSSWWLRFRLNHWPCLWCTGGKIQFISSDLRELHVSLKKNLRTLNRVGTIYGGSIYSSVDPYYMLMMMWILGPDYVVWDKAAKVKFVRPILNKVKIRFLITEELIEKTKQDILEKGEIVFDLPAKYEDEEGIVYATFEKTIYAASKEFYEKKLASKNMTSAFKPSKRS from the coding sequence ATGAAATTATATCATAGCGATAAAAAAGAATCTCTATCTTCTTGGTGGTTACGTTTTCGTTTAAATCATTGGCCTTGTTTGTGGTGCACCGGCGGAAAAATACAATTCATCTCTTCCGATCTAAGAGAACTTCATGTAAGTCTAAAGAAAAATCTTCGCACATTGAATCGAGTAGGAACAATTTATGGGGGAAGTATTTATAGTTCAGTAGATCCATACTATATGTTGATGATGATGTGGATACTTGGGCCTGACTATGTGGTTTGGGACAAGGCTGCAAAAGTAAAATTTGTACGACCGATCTTAAATAAAGTAAAAATCCGATTTTTGATCACAGAAGAATTGATCGAAAAAACAAAACAAGATATATTAGAAAAAGGTGAAATCGTTTTCGATCTTCCAGCAAAGTATGAAGATGAAGAAGGAATAGTGTATGCTACTTTCGAAAAAACGATCTATGCTGCTTCTAAAGAATTTTATGAGAAAAAATTAGCTTCTAAAAATATGACTTCTGCGTTCAAGCCTAGCAAAAGAAGTTAA
- a CDS encoding ricin-type beta-trefoil lectin domain protein yields the protein MKSSKMFSSRIVAAAFICASLIVAGCKDSSSNYDSLLFLVQSNGKSGGSLAADINYKAEYLTPAPLDQPSGIPFEGGGTKGKDGRSPRPVYAPKLQIDPQGWMSSGFQSRSNTQLRNICIPGTHDSGTYGIQGIDENISQTQEYNVGEQLSLGYRYFDLRIKKISGQFKIHHGSSVSVSAQEVFQHISSFVNNRKKEIVFVHIQNVDSMSDAEHYELKDQLVLPYLGSRMAPRNLGNSVNFGQLWDLDKNVILIWGGGNFADLSSLYWNQGQTMKSDWQNTGNESDLISALRDRIKDDRGGKFYVAQMILTPNAAQIIFPPYWGSIQDLTNDKLDHASFVYDLDREAKKSGQRINIAMVDFAGPQFSQYAFEACMDVNDLEPRYFTLKSKQSNLCLDVSNSGTDNGTRVQVWNCNNTNAQKWFYEHSTSHLRSKLNADKCLDNGAENWNGGKIVLWDCRDNIDNMRFDFYDDSMRVRQNESIAVDANGSTSGSLVSQWTWHGGNNQRWEKNYETPYFALVNQASNRCLDVSNSSTANGARIQIYNCNGTNAQKWYYDAGNGFLRSKLNPNKCMDNGGETRNGGKIALWDCKDMNNMRFDFVGDSIRNRINSTYAVDASANSNGSLVHQWEFLNNSNQLWKKSY from the coding sequence ATGAAAAGTTCCAAGATGTTTTCCTCTCGAATCGTCGCAGCCGCATTTATTTGTGCGTCTCTGATCGTTGCCGGATGCAAAGATTCCTCTTCAAACTACGATTCTTTGTTATTTTTAGTCCAATCCAACGGTAAATCCGGAGGCTCCTTAGCTGCAGATATCAATTATAAGGCAGAATACTTAACTCCTGCTCCTTTGGACCAACCAAGCGGAATTCCTTTCGAGGGCGGCGGAACTAAGGGCAAAGATGGAAGAAGTCCAAGACCTGTATATGCTCCGAAATTACAGATCGACCCACAGGGCTGGATGAGCAGCGGATTCCAATCCAGATCCAATACTCAGCTCAGAAACATTTGTATCCCAGGAACCCATGACTCTGGAACTTACGGGATCCAGGGAATTGATGAGAATATCTCCCAAACCCAAGAGTATAATGTGGGAGAACAATTATCTCTCGGATATCGCTACTTCGATCTAAGGATCAAAAAGATAAGCGGGCAATTTAAGATCCACCATGGATCCAGTGTTTCTGTTTCTGCTCAGGAAGTATTCCAACATATTTCCAGTTTCGTAAATAATCGTAAAAAAGAGATCGTATTCGTTCATATCCAGAACGTGGACAGCATGAGCGATGCAGAACATTACGAACTGAAAGACCAACTGGTCCTTCCTTATTTAGGTTCCAGAATGGCACCTCGCAATTTAGGAAATTCAGTCAACTTCGGTCAACTTTGGGATCTAGATAAAAACGTAATCCTGATCTGGGGTGGCGGCAATTTTGCAGATCTATCTTCGTTGTATTGGAACCAAGGCCAAACAATGAAGAGTGATTGGCAAAATACTGGAAATGAATCTGATCTAATCAGCGCACTTAGAGATCGTATCAAGGACGATAGGGGCGGAAAATTTTACGTAGCTCAAATGATCCTGACTCCAAATGCAGCTCAGATCATTTTTCCTCCTTATTGGGGAAGTATTCAAGATCTTACAAATGATAAATTGGATCATGCAAGTTTTGTTTATGACTTAGACAGAGAAGCCAAAAAATCAGGACAACGTATCAATATTGCAATGGTAGACTTTGCAGGTCCTCAATTCTCTCAATATGCATTCGAAGCATGTATGGATGTGAACGATCTGGAGCCAAGATACTTCACTTTAAAAAGTAAACAATCCAATCTTTGTTTAGATGTGAGTAATAGCGGAACCGATAACGGAACTCGTGTTCAAGTTTGGAACTGTAATAACACTAACGCTCAGAAATGGTTCTATGAACATTCTACAAGTCATCTAAGAAGCAAACTGAATGCTGACAAATGTTTGGATAACGGAGCTGAGAATTGGAACGGAGGAAAAATTGTCCTTTGGGATTGTAGAGATAATATAGATAATATGAGATTCGATTTTTACGATGACTCTATGCGAGTTAGACAAAACGAATCTATCGCGGTCGATGCTAACGGTTCTACCAGCGGCTCTTTAGTAAGCCAATGGACATGGCATGGCGGAAACAACCAACGTTGGGAGAAAAATTACGAAACTCCTTATTTCGCTCTGGTGAACCAAGCTTCTAACAGATGTTTAGATGTAAGCAATAGTAGTACTGCAAATGGTGCGAGGATCCAAATTTACAACTGTAATGGGACGAACGCACAAAAATGGTATTACGATGCAGGCAATGGTTTTCTCAGAAGTAAACTGAATCCAAATAAATGTATGGATAACGGTGGAGAAACTCGTAACGGAGGAAAGATCGCTCTCTGGGATTGTAAAGATATGAACAATATGAGATTCGATTTTGTAGGTGATAGTATCCGAAACAGGATCAACTCAACGTATGCCGTGGATGCAAGTGCAAATTCCAATGGATCCTTAGTGCACCAATGGGAATTCTTAAATAACAGCAACCAGCTTTGGAAAAAATCATATTAA